One Cucumis sativus cultivar 9930 chromosome 1, Cucumber_9930_V3, whole genome shotgun sequence DNA segment encodes these proteins:
- the LOC101205334 gene encoding quinone oxidoreductase PIG3: protein MKAVVISEPGEAEVLQLQEVDDPIINEDEVLIKVEATALNRADTLQRKGFYPAPKGSSPYLGLECSGIIQALGKNVSRWKVGDQVCALLSGGGYAEKVAVPAGQLLPIPPGVSLKDAASLPEVACTVWSTVFMTSRLSRGETLLVHGGSSGIGTFAIQIAKYQGAKVFVTAGSEEKLAVCKDLGADVCINYKTEDFVARVKEETDGKGVDVILDSVGASYFQRNLESLNLDGRLFIIGTMGGAVTQLDIRSLFAKRATVQAAGLRTRSLENKAVIVSEVEKIVWPAIAAGKVKPVIFKYLPLSQAAEAHQLMESSKHIGKILLTP, encoded by the exons ATGAAGGCTGTTGTGATTAGCGAACCTGGCGAGGCTGAAGTTCTTCAATTGCAGGAGGTTGATGACCCAATAATCAATGAGGATGAAGTTCTGATCAAGGTTGAAGCCACTGCCCTGAACCGGGCCGACACCTTACAGAGGAAAGGCTTCTATCCCGCCCCCAAGGGCTCCAGTCCCTACCTCGGCCTCGAATGCTCTGGGATCATCCAAGCTCTTGGCAAAAACGTTTCCCGCTGGAAAGTTGGCGATCAG GTATGTGCTCTTCTTTCTGGAGGCGGATATGCTGAGAAAGTGGCTGTCCCAGCTGGGCAATTACTTCCCATTCCGCCTGGTGTTTCCTTGAAGGATGCTGCTAGTCTTCCGGAGGTGGCTTGCACCGTTTGGTCCACTGTGTTTATGACAAGTCGATTATCGAGAGGAGAGACATTGTTG GTTCATGGAGGCTCAAGTGGAATTGGTACTTTTGCTATTCAGATAGCTAAATATCAAGGAGCAAAAGTATTCGTTACTGCAG GTAGTGAAGAGAAATTAGCTGTCTGCAAAGACCTTGGAGCAGATGTGTGCATCAATTATAAAACTGAAGATTTTGTTGCACGAGTTAAAGAAGAAACTGATGGAAAAG GTGTGGATGTTATTCTTGATAGTGTTGGAGCCTCTTACTTTCAGCGCAACCTTGAAAGTTTAAACTTAGATGGTAGGCTTTTTATTATTGGAACCATGGGGGGAGCAGTAACACAGCTCGATATTCGCAGTTTGTTTGCGAAACGCGCCACTGTGCAGG CTGCTGGCTTGCGGACCCGATCtcttgaaaacaaagcagTCATTGTGAGTGAAGTTGAGAAGATAGTCTGGCCAGCCATTGCAGCAGGCAAGGTGAAGCCTGTGATCTTCAAGTATCTTCCATTGTCACAAGCAGCAGAAGCTCACCAGTTAATGGAGAGTAGCAAGCATATTGGAAAGATACTGCTGACTCCATGA
- the LOC101205091 gene encoding endonuclease 4 isoform X1 translates to MGQSELCWTANAFLFLLFLPGILGWGREGHYMICKIAEKYLTEDALSMVKELLPSYAEGDLAAVCSWADELRAHPDYHWSGALHYVDTPDFFCNYKCSRDCHDNYRHKGRCVTAAIYNYTMQLESAYKEITSEIKYNLTEALMFLSHFIGDVHQPLHVGFVGDIGGNLIKVSWYRRRTNLHHVWDTMIIDSALKRFYHSNLLLMIQAIQNNISDEWHNEVSAWRNCTVNQTTCPNPYASESVSMACKYAYKNATPGSVLEDSYFLSRLPVIEKRLAQGGIRLASTLNRIFASEGKVAEI, encoded by the exons ATGGGTCAGTCTGAGCTTTGTTGGACTGCCaatgctttcctttttctcttatttctaCCTGGAATCCTCGGCTGGGGAAGGGAAGGTCACTATATGATTTGCAAGATAGCAGAG aaatatttgacTGAAGATGCTCTATCAATGGTCAAAGAATTGCTTCCATCTTATGCTGAGGGCGATCTTGCAGCTGTATGCTCCTGGGCTGATGAACTTCGAGCACATCCTGATTATCACTGGAGTGGCGCCTTACACTATGTTGACACGCCagatttcttttgtaattataaatGCTCGA GAGACTGTCATGACAATTATAGACACAAAGGTAGATGTGTGACAGCAGCAATTTACAACTACACTATGCAACTCGAATCAGCTTACAAGGAAATAACTTCAGAAATTAAAT ATAACTTAACAGAGGCTCTTATGTTCTTGTCCCATTTTATCGGAGACGTTCATCAG CCCCTTCATGTCGGTTTTGTCGGAGATATAGGAggtaatttaataaaagtcAGTTGGTACCGAAGAAGGACCAATCTCCATCAT GTCTGGGATACCATGATCATTGATTCTGCCTTGAAGAGATTCTACCATTCAAATCTTTTGCTCATGATTCAAGCCATTCAAAACAACATTTCG GATGAATGGCATAATGAGGTCTCAGCTTGGAGAAATTGCACAGTGAACCAAACAACTTGTCCAAACCC GTATGCTTCTGAAAGTGTTAGCATGGCATGTAAATATGCATACAAGAACGCCACTCCAGGAAGCGTACTAGAAG ACAGTTATTTTCTTAGCCGGTTACCAGTCATAGAGAAGAGGTTAGCACAAGGTGGCATTAGATTGGCTTCTACCCTCAATCGTATCTTTGCTTCTGAAGGGAAAGTGGCTGAAATTTGA
- the LOC101205091 gene encoding endonuclease 4 isoform X2 produces MGQSELCWTANAFLFLLFLPGILGWGREGHYMICKIAEKYLTEDALSMVKELLPSYAEGDLAAVCSWADELRAHPDYHWSGALHYVDTPDFFCNYKCSRDCHDNYRHKGRCVTAAIYNYTMQLESAYKEITSEIKYNLTEALMFLSHFIGDVHQPLHVGFVGDIGGNLIKVSWYRRRTNLHHVWDTMIIDSALKRFYHSNLLLMIQAIQNNISDEWHNEVSAWRNCTVNQTTCPNPSSEV; encoded by the exons ATGGGTCAGTCTGAGCTTTGTTGGACTGCCaatgctttcctttttctcttatttctaCCTGGAATCCTCGGCTGGGGAAGGGAAGGTCACTATATGATTTGCAAGATAGCAGAG aaatatttgacTGAAGATGCTCTATCAATGGTCAAAGAATTGCTTCCATCTTATGCTGAGGGCGATCTTGCAGCTGTATGCTCCTGGGCTGATGAACTTCGAGCACATCCTGATTATCACTGGAGTGGCGCCTTACACTATGTTGACACGCCagatttcttttgtaattataaatGCTCGA GAGACTGTCATGACAATTATAGACACAAAGGTAGATGTGTGACAGCAGCAATTTACAACTACACTATGCAACTCGAATCAGCTTACAAGGAAATAACTTCAGAAATTAAAT ATAACTTAACAGAGGCTCTTATGTTCTTGTCCCATTTTATCGGAGACGTTCATCAG CCCCTTCATGTCGGTTTTGTCGGAGATATAGGAggtaatttaataaaagtcAGTTGGTACCGAAGAAGGACCAATCTCCATCAT GTCTGGGATACCATGATCATTGATTCTGCCTTGAAGAGATTCTACCATTCAAATCTTTTGCTCATGATTCAAGCCATTCAAAACAACATTTCG GATGAATGGCATAATGAGGTCTCAGCTTGGAGAAATTGCACAGTGAACCAAACAACTTGTCCAAACCC AAGCAGCGAAGTATAA
- the LOC116402860 gene encoding uncharacterized protein LOC116402860 — translation MSHIPMLVRYGGMWDERRRKYEGGMLKGIVVSKEITHKDLQAELYDLAEVDPSKFDVMIRCIYEIKVEHEAPTFELSNDRDLKFYLLSENPLKVPLYVSFEPKSNQSKKVLSKDYNSVSGSNQAHNLNPHPPIVMDTLNENEVHVREVEVGLCDNVIGTTSAIWESYESYDSKDETFTWEPVEMNSESFDIPQHRDGPTKDCKGKSKVRYSSSSQKLKTDMNDWSEESSTSEEFDVGQIFFSKKDLSMRLSVLAMKKNFQFVVKKSTKEVLFVRCIDNKCGWRLRAMRLKDSNIFKIKKYVKVHSCSLDVLNRDHRQAKSWVVGELINSITALLLLLQ, via the coding sequence ATGTCACATATTCCCATGTTAGTGCGTTACGGTGGTATGTGGGATGAGAGGCGAAGAAAATACGAAGGAGGCATGTTAAAAGGCATCGTTGTCAGTaaagaaataacacataaagATTTACAGGCAGAATTATATGACCTTGCAGAAGTTGACCCTTCAAAGTTCGACGTAATGATAAGATGCATATATGAGATAAAAGTGGAACACGAAGCTCCTACATTTGAGTTAAGCAATGAccgtgatttgaagttttatcttcttagtGAAAATCCATTAAAGGTCCCTTTATACGTCTCATTTGAGCCTAAAAGtaatcaaagcaaaaaagtgTTAAGCAAAGATTACAATTCAGTATCTGGCAGCAACCAAGCTCATAACTTAAACCCTCATCCTCCAATTGTAATGGATACattaaatgagaatgaagTCCATGTtcgtgaagttgaagttggctTGTGTGATAACGTGATAGGGACCACTTCGGCTATATGGGAATCATATGAGTCATATGATTCGAAAGATGAGACTTTTACATGGGAGCCAGTAGAGATGAATAGTGAATCATTTGACATCCCACAACATAGAGATGGTCCTACAAAAGattgcaaaggaaaatctaaagTTCGTTACAGCTCTTCTAGCCAAAAGTTGAAGACAGACATGAATGATTGGTCCGAAGAAAGCTCTACAAGTGAGGAGTTTGATGtaggacaaatatttttttccaaaaaagattTGTCAATGAGATTAAGTGTCTtggcaatgaaaaaaaattttcaGTTTGTAGTAAAAAAGTCTACAAAAGAGGTTCTCTTTGTTAGATGCATTGACAACAAGTGTGGTTGGAGACTGCGAGCGATGAGATTGaaggattcaaatatatttaagattaaaaagtatgtCAAAGTTCATTCGTGTtctcttgacgttttgaaTCGTGACCATAGGCAAGCAAAATCTTGGGTTGTTGGAGAATTAATAAACTCAATAACTGCTCTCCTTTTGCTACTGCAGTAG
- the LOC101205570 gene encoding 60S ribosomal protein L10a — protein MSKLQSDALREAISSIFTDSNEKKRKFTETIELQIGLKNYDPQKDKRFSGSVKLPHIPRPKMKICMLGDASHIEEAEKIGLEYMDVEGLKKLNKNKKLVKKLAKKYHAFLASESIIKQIPRLLGPGLNKAGKFPTLVTHQETLESKVNETKAMVKFQLKKVLCMGVAVGNVSMDEKQVFQNVQMSVNFLVSLLKKNWQNVRCLYLKSTMGKSYRVF, from the exons ATGAG TAAGCTTCAGAGTGATGCATTGAGAGAAGCTATCTCATCTATCTTCACTGATAGCaatgagaaaaagaggaaGTTTACTGAGACCATTGAGCTTCAGATCGGGCTGAAGAACTATGATCCTCAAAAGGACAAGCGTTTCAGTGGTTCTGTGAAGTTGCCACACATTCCCCGTCCCAAGATGAAGATATGCATGCTTGGGGATGCCTCACACATTGAAGAG GCTGAGAAGATTGGTCTAGAATATATGGATGTGGAAGGCTTGAAGAAGCTTAATAAGAACAAGAAATTGGTGAAGAAACTTGCCAAAAAATACCATGCCTTTTTGGCATCAGAATCTATAATCAAGCAGATTCCTCGTCTTCTAGGCCCTGGTCTCAACAAAGCAG GAAAGTTCCCAACATTGGTGACACATCAAGAGACGCTTGAATCTAAAGTTAATGAGACCAAGGCGATGGTCAAGTTTCAACTGAAGAAGGTTCTTTGTATGGGAGTTGCTGTTGGAAACGTTTCCATGGATGAGAAGCAAGTCTTCCAAAATGTCCAAATGAGCGTCAATTTCCTAGTTTctttgttgaaaaagaactGGCAGAAT GTTAGGTGCCTGTACCTGAAGAGCACAATGGGGAAGTCGTATCGAGTTTTCTAA
- the LOC116402715 gene encoding uncharacterized protein LOC116402715: MDELDKKVHIHSEEPVDVVDDLNEEIGVKSLTYFDSDVMEIEPLSTERPHVRPARSKRASVYLSTPFTALDKRTTKSITTTSQSQPSVYDPMHKIPDAHLDRLRAWITDKRTKDEVRETFHGKKSKEFFRDLFMCRRWLADEHLDALFLLIRFNIKTAMIPTAQNFTTVDTLFMRLLVAKWPEYQECIKENRPFHWKEEYRLVDYVVGSKQDCQDPWVNVDYIYSPFNIHGNHWILLCLDLVRCQVKVWDSLPSLTSAEDMRSILEPIQEMVPNLLDATGFFVRRGGSSTHKEPWPLVIVDSIPLQRNNSDCGVFTIKYFEYEASGLDVATLCQENMSYFRKQLAFQLWTNNPMY; this comes from the exons ATGGATGAGTTGGATAAGAAGGTTCATATTCATTCGGAGGAGCCAGTAGACGTCGTTGACGATTTGAACGAGGAAATTGGAGTAAAAAGTCTTACTTATTTTGATTCAGACGTCATGGAAATAGAACCATTATCCACTGAACGACCACATGTTCGGCCCGCACGTAGCAAGCGTGCAAGTGTATACTTGTCAACCCCCTTCACAGCTTTAGATAAACGGACTACAAAATCAATCACCACCACCTCTCAGTCTCAACCATCCGTCTATGATCCTATGCACAAAATACCTGACGCCCATTTAGATCGACTCAGAGCTTGGATCACAGACAAGCGTACGAAAGATGAGGTGCGTGAAACTTTTCACGGGAAAAAATCGAAGGAGTTTTTCAGAGACTTGTTCATGTGTCGTCGGTGGTTGGCGGATGAG cATTTGGATGCACTGTTTCTTCTCATTCGCTTCAACATTAAGACAGCCATGATACCTACTGCTCAAAACTTCACAACTGTAGACACACTATTCATG cGACTATTAGTTGCGAAGTGGCCTGAATACCAAGAATGTATTAAAGAGAATCGACCATTTCACTGGAAGGAGGAGTATCGGTTGGTTGACTATGTTGTCGGATCAAAACAAGACTGTCAAGATCCTTGGGTGAATGTTGATTACATTTACTCTCCATTCAATATCCATGGCAATCATTGGATTCTATTATGCTTGGACTTGGTACGTTGTCAAGTTAAGGTATGGGATTCGCTTCCGTCGCTGACGAGTGCCGAAGATATGAGAAGCATATTAGAGCCAATTCAAGAGATGGTGCCAAATTTGCTCGATGCTACTGGATTCTTTGTTAGGAGAGGCGGATCATCAACACACAAGGAACCTTGGCCACTTGTCATTGTCGACTCCATTCCACTTCAACGCAACAATAGTGATTGTGGTGTATTTACAATTAAGTATTTCGAATATGAAGCTTCTGGTTTAGATGTAGCTACattatgtcaagaaaacatgtcatattttagaaaacaattggcATTTCAATTATGGACCAACAATCCCATGTATTGA